In Verrucomicrobiia bacterium, one genomic interval encodes:
- a CDS encoding efflux RND transporter periplasmic adaptor subunit — protein MARKITIAICLVLLIAGGLAGLKMLQIQTLMAAGKSFVQPPEAVSSTTVRQEKWQNTLSAIGTLTAFQGVIITPELPGTITEIDFESGALVAKGDLLLRLDTSAEDAQLRALDAQAELARINLARERTLREQNMISQSELDGAEATLKQNQANADAIRAAIEKKTIRAPFAGRLGIRMVNLGQYLDTGKPIVSLQSLTPIYVDFSLPQQELGRLKEGMKVRITTDAYPGRKFDGAISAINPDLDQSTRSISLQATFQNAEKLLRPGMFSRVEVLLPEEQDVLVIPATAVLSATYGDSVFIIESAPDKTSGTSALIVRQQFIRPGAARGDFVSVQAGLKPGERVVKAGAFKLRNGMSVIENNQVAPKLSETPNPPDS, from the coding sequence ATGGCGCGCAAAATAACTATAGCGATTTGCCTCGTGTTGCTCATCGCCGGAGGACTGGCTGGGTTGAAAATGCTCCAAATTCAGACCCTCATGGCTGCTGGGAAATCCTTTGTCCAGCCACCTGAGGCGGTCTCCTCGACAACCGTCCGCCAGGAGAAATGGCAAAATACACTGTCGGCCATCGGCACCTTGACGGCCTTCCAGGGAGTAATTATCACGCCGGAACTGCCCGGAACAATCACTGAAATTGATTTCGAGTCCGGCGCGCTGGTGGCCAAAGGCGATTTGCTGCTGCGCCTGGATACTTCAGCCGAGGACGCCCAGCTTCGCGCACTCGATGCCCAGGCCGAATTGGCCCGCATCAATCTGGCTCGCGAGCGGACCTTGCGCGAGCAAAACATGATTTCACAATCCGAATTGGACGGAGCGGAGGCGACTTTGAAGCAAAACCAGGCTAATGCCGACGCGATCCGGGCCGCGATCGAGAAAAAAACCATCCGCGCCCCATTTGCCGGACGTTTGGGCATCCGCATGGTCAACCTGGGTCAGTACCTTGACACGGGTAAACCCATCGTTTCGCTGCAATCGCTCACGCCGATTTATGTGGATTTCTCGCTGCCGCAGCAGGAACTGGGGCGTCTAAAAGAAGGAATGAAGGTTAGGATAACAACCGATGCGTACCCAGGCCGCAAGTTCGACGGAGCCATTAGCGCCATCAACCCGGACCTTGATCAATCGACTCGGAGCATATCCCTGCAAGCCACGTTCCAAAACGCCGAAAAACTTCTCCGGCCCGGGATGTTCTCTCGGGTTGAAGTCCTGCTGCCTGAAGAGCAGGATGTCCTGGTCATCCCTGCCACCGCGGTGCTCAGCGCCACCTACGGTGACTCGGTTTTTATTATCGAATCCGCCCCGGATAAGACCAGCGGGACGAGCGCCCTGATTGTCCGCCAGCAATTTATCCGGCCCGGGGCGGCGCGGGGGGATTTTGTGAGTGTGCAGGCGGGTCTCAAGCCGGGCGAACGGGTTGTGAAGGCCGGCGCCTTCAAGCTGCGCAATGGGATGAGCGTCATTGAGAATAATCAGGTGGCGCCGAAGCTTTCCGAAACGCCGAACCCGCCCGATAGCTGA
- a CDS encoding RNA polymerase sigma factor, with protein sequence MAQPAEFMSDERSNDIGQIVTRAGERVMGFIRARVGSQADAEDILQDVWRQLITALEDGPIEHVLSWLYTTARNRIIDQYRKPKMASLEAMAAESELEDDAFEVPEFLLREASTPESENLRNLFWEQLQAALAELPQEQRQVFVWHELDGLSFQQIAALTGENLNTLLSRKRYAVLHLRQRFQRLHDEFLS encoded by the coding sequence ATGGCACAGCCTGCTGAATTCATGAGCGACGAGCGGAGCAACGACATCGGCCAGATTGTCACCCGCGCCGGCGAGCGGGTGATGGGCTTCATCCGCGCCCGGGTTGGGAGCCAGGCCGATGCCGAGGACATTTTGCAGGACGTGTGGCGACAACTGATTACCGCTCTCGAGGATGGGCCCATCGAACACGTCCTCTCCTGGCTTTATACCACCGCGCGGAATCGAATTATCGACCAGTATCGCAAGCCCAAGATGGCGTCTTTGGAGGCCATGGCTGCCGAATCCGAATTGGAAGACGACGCGTTCGAGGTGCCTGAATTTCTCCTGCGCGAAGCATCAACGCCCGAAAGCGAGAATCTGCGCAATCTGTTCTGGGAACAACTACAGGCCGCTCTGGCGGAACTGCCTCAGGAACAACGCCAGGTGTTTGTGTGGCATGAGCTCGATGGCCTGTCATTCCAGCAAATCGCCGCACTCACCGGCGAGAACCTCAATACGCTGCTGTCGCGCAAGCGGTATGCGGTGCTGCACTTGCGACAACGATTTCAACGTCTCCATGATGAATTTCTTTCTTAA
- the treS gene encoding maltose alpha-D-glucosyltransferase, with amino-acid sequence MTTAEPAKSPNREGLDQDPYWYKTGVIYEVHVRAFCDSDGNGVGDFKGLAGKLDYLKDLGVTALWLLPFYPSPLRDDGYDIADYYGVHPIYGTLEDFKVFLQEAHLRGLRVITELVLNHTSDQHPWFQRARRAKPGSGCRDFYVWSDTPKRYKETRIIFKDVEVSNWTWDHVANAYYWHRFFSHQPDLNYDNPEVFDEMIKVLDFWLDLGVDGVRLDAVPYLYEREGTSCENLPETHNALKKLRAHVDAKYTDRMLLAEANQWPEDAVAYFGQGTGDECHMAFHFPLMPRLFMALRLEDRTPIIDILEQTPPIPETAQWALFLRNHDELTLEMVTDEERDYMYRMYAHVHQARLNIGIRRRLAPLLGNDRRRIELLNALLFSLPGTPVLYYGDEIGMGENIYLGDRNGVRTPMHWSSDKNAGFSHANPQALYLPIIYDPEYHYEAVNVEAQLGNPHSLLWWMRRLLALRKKWRALGEGQCQFLQPENRSILSYVLRDEAETLLVVANLSRFVQPVELDLSDFKEKVPVELFGRTSFQAVMDKPYPLTLGPHAFYWFSLEFKPAPARVSPLKGAAPPTLTVAGDWIQVFSGRARQALGTRLPDFIRAQSWFGGKTRTIKEVTIKQTVPVPAEGQGIAGLLALAQVDYTQGEPELYSMPLAFSSGVEAQRLRETAPRMMIAELDLLGGASGVVHDALESAPFCRALLEMVLRSKRSQGRDGQIQGSHTPALERILGQEVPSTPRPWKGSQRNSSVLFGDKLLLKLFRRLDPGINPDLEIGRFLTEREFPNAPPLSGALEYIEQDGNCLSLAIVSGYVNDSKEAWLLTLDALGRYYDRVGALDAKGQKPPPEGKGMFGLGGEEPSAAVQELIGTFLELARLLGHRTAAMHLALASEPEDAAFAPEPFTPHEVRGLFQSMRTLATHNLRLLRKQLKALPPDLAPMAERALLLESEIIARYRPLFERSLSAKRIRIHGDYHLGQVLWTGKDFIIFDFEGEPGLALSERRIKRSPLRDVAGMVRSFHYAAHEGLQQHVARGSLPPENLAAFEPWAGFWNQAVSASFVRAYLQALGASDLLPNAADDLQVMLKAYLLNQAMHELGDDLCDRPTLLKVPLQGILRLLDESR; translated from the coding sequence ATGACGACAGCCGAGCCAGCAAAAAGCCCGAACCGCGAGGGTTTGGACCAGGACCCCTATTGGTACAAGACCGGTGTCATTTACGAGGTGCATGTGCGCGCCTTTTGCGACAGCGATGGCAATGGGGTTGGTGATTTCAAGGGCCTGGCCGGCAAACTCGATTACCTCAAGGACCTGGGAGTGACGGCGCTTTGGTTGCTGCCATTCTACCCCTCTCCATTGCGAGATGACGGATACGACATCGCCGATTATTACGGCGTTCACCCAATCTATGGAACGCTGGAGGATTTCAAGGTCTTCTTGCAAGAAGCCCATCTGCGCGGGCTGCGGGTGATCACCGAACTGGTGCTCAATCACACCTCCGACCAGCATCCGTGGTTCCAGCGCGCCCGCCGCGCCAAGCCCGGCAGCGGCTGTCGCGACTTTTACGTCTGGAGCGACACCCCGAAGAGATACAAAGAGACCCGCATCATTTTCAAAGACGTTGAAGTCTCAAACTGGACTTGGGACCATGTCGCCAACGCCTACTACTGGCACAGGTTCTTCTCGCACCAGCCCGATCTCAATTATGATAACCCGGAGGTGTTCGATGAGATGATCAAGGTGCTGGACTTCTGGCTGGACCTGGGCGTTGATGGGGTGCGCCTGGATGCAGTCCCCTACCTGTACGAGCGCGAAGGCACCAGTTGCGAGAACTTGCCCGAAACCCACAATGCGCTGAAGAAACTCCGCGCCCATGTCGATGCCAAATACACGGACCGGATGTTGCTGGCCGAAGCCAACCAATGGCCGGAAGACGCCGTGGCTTACTTCGGCCAGGGCACAGGCGACGAGTGCCACATGGCGTTTCACTTCCCTCTCATGCCGCGGCTGTTCATGGCCTTGCGTCTGGAAGACCGCACCCCGATTATCGATATCCTCGAACAGACACCTCCTATCCCAGAGACTGCTCAATGGGCCTTGTTTTTGCGCAATCATGACGAACTGACCCTCGAAATGGTCACCGACGAGGAGCGGGACTATATGTATCGGATGTATGCCCACGTCCACCAGGCGCGGCTGAATATCGGCATCCGGCGCCGCCTTGCCCCGCTGCTGGGCAACGACCGGCGCCGTATCGAGTTGCTCAATGCCCTGCTCTTTTCCTTGCCCGGGACGCCAGTGCTCTATTACGGGGACGAAATCGGCATGGGTGAGAACATCTATCTGGGCGACCGTAACGGCGTGCGCACACCGATGCACTGGAGTTCCGACAAGAACGCCGGTTTCTCCCACGCCAACCCGCAGGCGCTGTACCTCCCCATCATCTACGATCCGGAATACCACTACGAAGCGGTCAATGTCGAGGCGCAGTTGGGTAATCCTCATTCGCTGCTCTGGTGGATGCGCCGACTGCTGGCGCTGCGCAAGAAGTGGCGGGCCCTGGGCGAAGGCCAGTGCCAGTTCCTGCAGCCGGAAAACCGCAGCATTCTCAGTTACGTGCTCCGCGACGAGGCGGAAACGTTGCTTGTGGTGGCCAATCTCTCCCGCTTTGTGCAGCCCGTCGAGTTGGACCTCTCCGACTTCAAAGAAAAGGTTCCCGTCGAACTGTTTGGCCGCACGTCTTTCCAGGCCGTCATGGATAAGCCTTATCCTCTAACGTTGGGACCCCACGCGTTCTATTGGTTCTCACTGGAATTTAAACCTGCACCCGCGCGAGTCTCTCCTTTGAAGGGCGCTGCGCCGCCAACGTTGACTGTCGCAGGCGACTGGATTCAGGTCTTCAGCGGCAGGGCCAGGCAGGCATTAGGGACGAGGCTTCCTGATTTCATCCGCGCGCAATCCTGGTTCGGCGGCAAGACCAGGACTATCAAAGAAGTCACCATCAAACAGACCGTTCCTGTGCCGGCTGAAGGGCAGGGAATAGCGGGTCTCCTGGCGCTGGCGCAAGTTGATTACACGCAAGGCGAGCCGGAACTTTACTCGATGCCTTTGGCCTTCTCCTCGGGTGTTGAGGCCCAACGTCTTCGCGAAACCGCGCCACGTATGATGATCGCCGAATTGGACCTGCTCGGGGGCGCCTCGGGCGTGGTGCATGATGCCTTGGAAAGCGCACCATTCTGCCGCGCCCTGCTGGAGATGGTTCTCCGCTCGAAGCGCAGTCAAGGCCGAGACGGTCAAATCCAGGGTTCACATACCCCTGCCCTGGAGCGCATCCTGGGCCAGGAGGTTCCATCGACTCCGCGCCCATGGAAAGGCAGCCAACGCAATTCCTCCGTGTTGTTTGGCGATAAACTCCTGTTAAAGCTCTTTCGACGGCTGGACCCCGGCATCAACCCCGACCTGGAAATCGGACGGTTCCTTACCGAACGGGAATTTCCAAACGCGCCCCCGCTGTCCGGTGCGCTGGAGTATATCGAGCAGGATGGCAATTGTCTGAGCCTTGCGATTGTGTCTGGCTACGTCAACGATTCCAAGGAGGCCTGGTTGCTGACACTGGACGCACTGGGGCGCTATTACGACCGCGTGGGCGCGCTCGACGCCAAAGGTCAGAAACCGCCGCCGGAGGGCAAGGGTATGTTTGGTTTGGGCGGCGAGGAGCCCTCTGCCGCCGTGCAGGAACTCATCGGCACTTTCCTCGAGTTGGCGCGCCTGCTAGGCCATCGCACCGCCGCCATGCACCTGGCCTTGGCCTCAGAGCCAGAGGACGCGGCCTTTGCCCCCGAGCCGTTCACACCCCATGAGGTCCGCGGCCTGTTCCAATCCATGCGCACTTTGGCCACGCACAACCTGCGTCTGTTGCGAAAACAGCTCAAAGCACTGCCTCCCGATTTGGCGCCCATGGCCGAGCGCGCGCTTTTGCTCGAAAGCGAGATCATCGCTCGCTACCGCCCGCTCTTCGAACGCTCCCTCAGCGCCAAACGCATTCGCATTCACGGCGATTACCACCTCGGCCAGGTGCTTTGGACCGGAAAAGATTTCATCATTTTCGACTTCGAAGGCGAGCCAGGGCTGGCCCTGAGTGAGCGGCGCATCAAGCGCTCCCCATTGCGGGACGTGGCGGGGATGGTCCGCTCGTTCCATTATGCAGCCCATGAGGGGCTGCAACAGCACGTGGCGCGCGGCAGCCTGCCGCCGGAAAACCTGGCTGCTTTTGAGCCGTGGGCGGGTTTTTGGAATCAAGCGGTTAGTGCCTCCTTCGTGCGGGCTTATCTCCAGGCTCTCGGGGCCTCTGACCTGCTGCCCAACGCAGCCGACGATCTTCAGGTCATGTTGAAGGCTTACCTGCTCAACCAAGCCATGCACGAACTGGGTGACGACCTCTGCGATCGCCCGACGTTGCTCAAGGTTCCACTTCAAGGCATCCTGCGCCTGTTGGATGAGTCCCGGTGA
- a CDS encoding ERCC4 domain-containing protein, with translation MKPQDSPALVPIRIVADDREEGSPVPAALRQFPEVELRFDRLKIGDYIVNGTCLFERKTVADFAASIADGRLFQQAQKLARTHEPAAIILEGRFSDLGAVRMRREALQGAMVSLSLVFHLPVLRALEASESARLMLYAAHQLRRHEGAAGWRHLRRPKRKHRIQLQILQGLPGIGPERAGQLLESFGSVEAVMRASLDQLEQIEGIGSKTAQGIREVLQEPAALYHTKTERETGTLMPGYPALLCTKL, from the coding sequence ATGAAACCGCAGGACAGTCCTGCTTTGGTCCCGATCCGCATCGTGGCCGACGACCGCGAAGAGGGCAGCCCCGTGCCCGCGGCGCTCCGGCAATTCCCCGAGGTGGAATTGCGCTTCGACCGGCTGAAAATCGGAGATTATATCGTGAACGGCACTTGCCTTTTCGAACGCAAAACGGTGGCGGACTTTGCGGCTTCGATCGCTGATGGGCGGCTATTCCAACAGGCGCAAAAACTGGCCCGCACACACGAGCCGGCGGCCATTATTCTGGAGGGCCGCTTCTCGGATTTGGGAGCCGTTCGGATGCGCCGTGAGGCGCTTCAAGGAGCCATGGTATCGTTGAGCCTTGTTTTTCATCTCCCTGTGCTGCGCGCGTTGGAGGCCTCTGAAAGCGCCCGCTTGATGCTCTACGCCGCGCACCAGTTGCGCCGCCACGAGGGGGCCGCAGGCTGGCGGCACCTCCGGCGTCCCAAGCGCAAACACCGAATCCAATTGCAGATACTTCAAGGATTGCCAGGTATCGGTCCCGAGCGGGCCGGCCAACTGTTGGAAAGTTTCGGCAGCGTGGAAGCGGTGATGCGCGCCAGCCTGGACCAGCTTGAGCAGATAGAAGGAATCGGCTCGAAAACGGCCCAAGGGATTCGTGAGGTCCTGCAGGAACCGGCGGCGCTTTACCACACAAAAACCGAACGAGAGACTGGAACTCTAATGCCAGGCTATCCAGCCCTTTTATGCACAAAACTATGA
- a CDS encoding serine hydrolase, with the protein MHKTMTSHRRTFLKQLGLGTAIAFWVPAFRYARGAQITNTDRLPRSAPEEQGVSSAGILAFLDAVAASKHEFHGFMMLRHGHVVAEGWWSPYRASANHMLYSLSKSFTSTAVGFAVTEGRLKVEDKVTQFFPDDLPERISENLAALRVKHLLTMSVGHAHDSTGPIREQENWVRAFLALPIQNPPGTAFLYNSGASYMLSGIVQKVTGQKVLDYLRPRLFEPLGIDGMTWETCPRGINTGGWGLSIQTEGLARFGQFYLQKGLWNQKQFLPAAWIAEATTFKIQQPAPDLERMKRQSDWHQGYCYQFWRCRHKAFRGDGAFGQFTIVMPEQDAVVVITSETPDMQGELNLVWDHLLPAMKEGALATDAPLQGSLKQRLSTLALLPPRAQGSSPVASKVSGKQFKLKKNSLQANNVSFEFQETGCVFSLTDDKGIYPIRCGIERWSEGETAMPGTPPTLTNSTTGLGTKVAASGTWKDDNTFEMTWRYYETPHHDTVTCRFQGDDVRVEFLNSITRMSSSHQERRPALEGIYAGL; encoded by the coding sequence ATGCACAAAACTATGACCTCCCATCGCAGAACATTCCTGAAACAACTGGGCCTTGGAACGGCCATCGCTTTCTGGGTTCCTGCCTTTCGCTATGCCAGGGGCGCTCAGATTACAAACACGGACCGGCTGCCCCGCAGCGCGCCTGAAGAGCAGGGCGTTTCATCGGCTGGGATATTGGCATTCCTGGATGCTGTAGCTGCCAGCAAACACGAGTTCCACGGCTTCATGATGCTCCGCCACGGCCATGTCGTCGCCGAAGGGTGGTGGTCTCCTTACCGTGCCAGCGCCAATCACATGCTCTATTCGCTCAGCAAAAGCTTTACCTCGACGGCGGTCGGATTCGCCGTTACGGAAGGCCGCCTGAAAGTCGAGGACAAGGTGACGCAGTTTTTCCCGGATGATCTACCCGAAAGAATCAGTGAAAACCTGGCGGCGTTGCGCGTCAAACATCTGCTCACCATGTCGGTCGGCCATGCGCACGATTCGACGGGTCCAATCCGGGAGCAGGAGAACTGGGTGAGGGCCTTTCTTGCGTTGCCCATCCAGAACCCGCCCGGCACCGCGTTCCTCTATAATAGCGGCGCCAGTTATATGCTTTCGGGTATCGTTCAAAAGGTGACCGGCCAGAAGGTGCTGGATTATTTGAGGCCGCGCTTATTCGAGCCGCTTGGTATTGATGGAATGACGTGGGAAACCTGCCCTCGAGGCATCAACACGGGGGGTTGGGGTCTGAGCATTCAAACGGAAGGGCTGGCCAGGTTCGGGCAGTTCTACTTGCAGAAAGGGCTTTGGAATCAAAAGCAGTTTTTGCCCGCAGCCTGGATCGCGGAGGCGACCACATTTAAAATCCAACAACCGGCGCCTGACCTCGAGCGGATGAAACGCCAAAGCGACTGGCATCAGGGTTACTGCTATCAGTTCTGGCGTTGCCGGCATAAGGCCTTTCGCGGCGATGGCGCCTTCGGGCAGTTTACTATCGTGATGCCCGAGCAGGACGCGGTTGTCGTAATTACCAGCGAAACTCCTGACATGCAGGGGGAGCTAAACCTCGTTTGGGACCATTTGCTGCCCGCGATGAAGGAGGGCGCCCTGGCCACCGACGCTCCATTACAGGGCAGCTTGAAGCAAAGACTTTCCACGCTTGCCTTATTGCCGCCCCGGGCGCAAGGCTCTTCGCCGGTGGCTTCAAAAGTCTCCGGCAAGCAATTCAAACTGAAGAAAAACAGCCTCCAGGCCAACAATGTATCATTTGAATTTCAGGAGACCGGTTGCGTTTTCAGCCTGACGGACGACAAAGGCATCTACCCCATTCGCTGCGGCATCGAGCGATGGAGCGAAGGGGAAACGGCCATGCCCGGCACCCCTCCAACGCTTACCAACAGCACCACGGGATTAGGGACGAAGGTGGCTGCCAGCGGGACATGGAAGGACGACAATACCTTTGAAATGACCTGGCGCTATTACGAGACTCCTCACCACGACACGGTCACGTGCCGGTTCCAGGGAGATGATGTTCGAGTCGAGTTTCTGAACAGCATCACGCGGATGTCGAGCAGTCACCAGGAGAGACGCCCAGCCTTAGAAGGGATTTACGCTGGTTTGTAG
- a CDS encoding DoxX family protein: MFKKIFAPGTHSFYTNLALLILRIWLGATILLNHGISKVVGFHTLSGGFPDTLGLGHLGSLVLVIFAEVVAAGLLVVGLVTRFAGLVLAFEMAVAFFAVHRGALSGNHSGELAFIYLAGFLALMIAGPGAISADKALFKVGAGKS; encoded by the coding sequence ATGTTTAAAAAAATATTCGCTCCTGGAACCCATTCGTTTTACACAAACCTGGCTTTGTTGATTCTAAGGATTTGGTTGGGCGCCACGATTCTGCTGAACCATGGGATCAGCAAGGTCGTTGGCTTCCATACGCTTTCCGGAGGGTTTCCGGACACACTTGGATTGGGCCACCTGGGCAGTTTAGTGCTGGTGATATTCGCCGAGGTTGTGGCCGCGGGATTGCTAGTCGTCGGCCTGGTAACTCGATTCGCCGGCCTGGTGCTCGCTTTCGAGATGGCCGTGGCTTTCTTTGCCGTACATAGAGGCGCCTTGAGTGGCAATCATAGCGGGGAACTGGCCTTCATTTACCTGGCAGGATTCCTAGCCCTCATGATTGCCGGCCCGGGAGCGATTTCAGCCGATAAGGCTTTGTTTAAGGTTGGCGCTGGCAAAAGCTGA